From the Paenibacillus sp. FSL H8-0548 genome, one window contains:
- the galE gene encoding UDP-glucose 4-epimerase GalE, producing the protein MAVLVTGGAGYIGSHAVAALQERGEDIVIVDNLQQGHREALLGGKLYVGDLRDTAFMDTVFKENEIDAVIHFAANSLVGESMTDPGKYYHNNVFGTLCLLEKMNEYNVRKIVFSSTAATYGEPESVPIDEYDRTLPTNAYGETKLAMEKMMRWFDVAHQIKFISLRYFNAAGAHESGKIGEDHSPETHLIPIVLQAALGQRPHISVFGEDYETPDGTCIRDYIHVSDLADAHVLAVDRLRSGAESAVYNLGNGTGFSVKQVIDIARSVTGREIPAVFEARRAGDPAILVASSDRARKELGWNPKRDKLEDIIKSAWSWHEASPNGYND; encoded by the coding sequence ATGGCAGTATTAGTAACTGGCGGAGCAGGATATATCGGCTCGCATGCCGTAGCGGCATTGCAGGAGCGCGGCGAGGACATCGTTATCGTCGACAATTTACAGCAGGGACATCGCGAGGCTTTGCTTGGAGGAAAGCTTTATGTTGGTGATCTCCGTGATACAGCGTTCATGGATACCGTCTTTAAGGAAAACGAAATTGATGCGGTCATTCACTTTGCAGCGAACTCGCTCGTAGGCGAGAGCATGACGGACCCAGGCAAATACTATCATAACAACGTGTTTGGCACGTTATGCTTGCTTGAGAAGATGAATGAGTACAATGTTCGCAAAATCGTATTCTCTTCTACAGCGGCTACTTACGGAGAGCCGGAAAGTGTGCCTATCGACGAATATGATCGTACGCTTCCGACCAATGCTTATGGAGAAACGAAGCTAGCGATGGAAAAAATGATGAGATGGTTCGATGTTGCTCATCAAATCAAGTTTATCTCGCTGCGTTATTTCAATGCAGCAGGCGCGCATGAGAGCGGCAAGATCGGTGAGGATCATAGTCCTGAGACGCATCTCATTCCTATCGTGCTGCAAGCAGCGCTTGGTCAGCGTCCGCATATCTCCGTATTTGGCGAAGATTACGAGACGCCTGACGGTACTTGCATCCGTGACTACATCCACGTAAGCGATCTTGCCGATGCGCATGTGCTGGCAGTGGATCGTCTTCGCAGTGGTGCGGAAAGCGCAGTGTACAACCTAGGCAACGGAACAGGCTTCTCCGTGAAGCAAGTGATTGATATTGCGCGCAGCGTTACGGGCAGAGAAATTCCTGCCGTATTTGAAGCTCGCCGTGCAGGCGACCCTGCTATTCTAGTTGCATCTTCGGATCGCGCTCGCAAGGAACTTGGCTGGAATCCGAAGCGCGATAAGCTGGAGGACATTATTAAGAGTGCTTGGAGCTGGCATGAAGCGAGTCCAAACGGCTACAACGACTAA
- a CDS encoding UDP-glucose--hexose-1-phosphate uridylyltransferase — translation MAKEQQAVSASDALILIERLLQFANQRNLLLDQLDVHAARNQLLDLFRFTEAFEGEIAEESLDSAVELLEPLLDYGFEIGLIPDNTMTYRDLLDARIMGLLLPRPSEAVARFEHQVKEEGLKAATDAFYNLSIDSNYIRMDRIRKNQYWLHETEFGSLEITINLSKPEKDPKEIALLKTMPQAKYPKCLLCVENVGYAGRPDHPARQNLRVLPLTLQTEQWYFQYSPYVYYNEHSIIFKGVHEPMVISHSSFARLLDFVEQFPHYFIGSNADLPIVGGSILSHDHFQGGRHVFPMEAASTDTLFVDPKLQGVRFGIVNWPMSVVRINGASKADVHSAACRILDEWRAYSDSSADVLAFTEQADGALIPHNTITPIARLRDNGEYEVDLVLRNNRTSDEHPDGIFHPHQHLHHVKKENIGLIEVMGLAVLPGRLKEELELLAAYLSGKSSDAPEELQAASHPLNKHAAWLQSLIERFGTNNSSEQAKTIIETETGGKFLEVLKDAGVYKRTTAGTAAFERFLTTIGLQKL, via the coding sequence GTGGCAAAGGAACAACAAGCGGTATCAGCAAGCGATGCGCTTATTTTAATTGAACGACTGCTGCAATTCGCAAATCAGCGCAATTTGCTGCTCGATCAATTGGATGTGCATGCGGCAAGAAATCAGCTGCTCGATCTATTTCGCTTCACAGAAGCCTTCGAGGGTGAAATTGCGGAAGAGAGCTTGGATAGCGCAGTCGAGCTGCTGGAGCCATTGCTTGATTATGGCTTTGAAATCGGCCTTATCCCGGACAATACGATGACCTATCGGGATTTGCTCGATGCTCGCATTATGGGACTCTTATTGCCGCGTCCGTCTGAGGCCGTCGCACGGTTTGAGCATCAGGTGAAGGAAGAGGGACTTAAGGCAGCAACGGATGCCTTCTATAACCTAAGCATTGATTCAAACTATATTCGGATGGATCGTATTCGCAAAAATCAATACTGGCTCCATGAGACTGAGTTTGGCAGCCTTGAAATTACGATCAATCTATCGAAGCCTGAGAAGGATCCGAAGGAAATTGCCTTGCTCAAAACGATGCCGCAGGCGAAATATCCTAAATGCTTGCTATGTGTAGAAAATGTTGGTTATGCCGGTCGTCCTGATCATCCAGCTCGGCAAAATTTACGTGTGTTGCCGCTTACGCTGCAAACGGAGCAATGGTATTTTCAATATTCGCCATACGTGTATTACAACGAACACAGCATTATTTTTAAAGGCGTCCATGAGCCTATGGTTATTTCTCATTCGTCCTTCGCAAGGCTGCTTGACTTTGTTGAGCAATTTCCACATTATTTCATCGGCTCCAATGCCGATTTGCCAATCGTGGGCGGCTCTATACTTAGCCACGATCACTTCCAAGGAGGCCGTCACGTATTTCCGATGGAGGCGGCTTCTACTGATACGCTATTTGTTGATCCCAAGCTGCAAGGCGTACGCTTTGGCATCGTGAATTGGCCAATGTCTGTCGTTCGGATCAATGGAGCCTCCAAGGCTGATGTGCATAGTGCTGCCTGTCGTATTCTGGACGAATGGCGCGCGTATAGTGATTCTTCAGCAGACGTGCTTGCCTTCACCGAACAAGCGGATGGCGCACTGATACCGCACAATACGATTACACCAATTGCGCGGCTGCGTGATAATGGTGAGTATGAAGTTGATCTAGTGCTGCGCAACAACCGTACGAGCGATGAGCACCCAGATGGCATTTTTCATCCTCATCAGCATTTGCATCATGTTAAGAAAGAGAACATCGGCTTGATCGAAGTGATGGGGCTTGCTGTATTGCCAGGACGCCTGAAGGAGGAACTGGAGCTGCTTGCAGCTTATTTGTCAGGCAAATCCTCCGATGCACCAGAAGAGCTTCAAGCTGCTTCTCATCCGCTCAATAAGCATGCCGCTTGGCTTCAATCTCTTATTGAACGTTTTGGCACGAATAATAGTTCGGAGCAAGCGAAAACGATTATAGAAACCGAAACGGGCGGCAAGTTTCTAGAGGTGCTGAAGGATGCAGGCGTGTATAAGCGCACGACAGCGGGCACAGCGGCATTTGAACGTTTTCTGACGACAATCGGGCTTCAAAAGCTATAA
- a CDS encoding DUF1128 domain-containing protein gives MTNLELQTQENVEFMIEVIKTKLKMASAAAMQASNFDLGKYEDIKDLYEVVASKEKFSISEVEALVTELGKLRLK, from the coding sequence ATGACTAATTTAGAATTACAAACCCAAGAGAATGTAGAATTTATGATTGAAGTTATTAAAACGAAGCTTAAGATGGCTTCCGCAGCTGCTATGCAAGCTTCTAACTTCGACTTAGGCAAATATGAGGATATCAAGGATCTTTATGAGGTTGTCGCTTCCAAAGAAAAATTCAGCATCAGTGAAGTTGAAGCGCTCGTTACTGAGCTTGGCAAGCTGCGTTTGAAATAA
- the yyaC gene encoding spore protease YyaC, protein MEQPARNEIVHFFEDIANLHSNSCRIVFVCIGSDRSTGDSFGPLVGTMLQERGWPNVIGTLAKPCDAHAVEREMQRLDQSAIIIAIDACLGKPASVGRFILTEGPLQPGKAIGRRLPEIGQYSVAGVVNMNGPKAYWMLQTTSLYQVIKMAKEAVDAIDAAWSRSVNKSAIG, encoded by the coding sequence ATGGAACAGCCAGCGAGAAATGAAATCGTACATTTTTTTGAGGATATTGCAAATCTGCATAGCAATAGCTGCCGTATCGTATTTGTTTGTATTGGGAGCGATCGCTCTACCGGCGACTCCTTCGGACCGTTGGTGGGCACGATGCTTCAGGAGCGAGGCTGGCCAAATGTAATCGGTACGCTTGCGAAGCCCTGCGATGCACATGCCGTTGAACGAGAGATGCAGCGACTGGATCAGTCTGCGATTATTATTGCCATTGATGCGTGTCTTGGCAAGCCTGCTTCGGTGGGCAGATTCATCTTAACCGAGGGTCCTCTTCAGCCTGGGAAAGCAATTGGACGCAGATTGCCGGAAATTGGGCAATATAGTGTGGCAGGCGTCGTGAACATGAATGGCCCGAAAGCCTATTGGATGCTTCAGACGACCTCTCTGTATCAAGTCATAAAGATGGCCAAAGAGGCTGTCGATGCGATTGACGCCGCTTGGAGCAGGTCTGTGAACAAATCAGCGATAGGATAG
- a CDS encoding alpha/beta hydrolase, translating to MMTEQAYSIAQRKLFLNNGVQLAYYDSHPDGGAEDGISKVVVLLHGYCGSSAYWENIVEGLEPYVRVIAPDARGHGRSSAPSDEVYAMEMYADDIAQMLIGLQIHNAVLLGHSLGGYITLAFAEKYSKKLSGFGLIHSTALEDSDAAKENRDKAVAALEQNGIAPFVDGLLPKLFAPDNAEALSQEIERGKQIGYGTSLQGAIGTAKGMKARINRKQVIEQSELPVLLVAGINDKVIPVANVFAATNAVTVKVELADSGHMGMIEQPKEMAAAILEFMKAKE from the coding sequence ATGATGACTGAACAAGCATACTCAATTGCGCAGCGAAAGCTGTTTTTAAATAATGGTGTCCAACTGGCTTATTATGATTCGCACCCTGATGGAGGGGCAGAGGACGGTATTAGCAAGGTGGTCGTTCTGCTTCACGGTTATTGCGGGAGTTCAGCTTATTGGGAAAATATAGTCGAGGGCTTGGAGCCTTATGTACGCGTTATTGCGCCGGACGCGCGCGGGCATGGAAGAAGCTCCGCACCAAGCGATGAAGTCTATGCAATGGAAATGTATGCTGATGATATTGCACAAATGCTCATCGGGCTGCAAATTCACAATGCTGTGCTGCTTGGTCATTCTCTAGGCGGATATATTACACTTGCATTTGCAGAGAAATATTCGAAGAAGCTGTCGGGGTTTGGCCTTATCCATTCTACAGCGCTTGAGGACAGCGATGCGGCGAAGGAGAATCGCGACAAAGCGGTTGCGGCTTTAGAGCAAAATGGAATCGCACCCTTCGTTGACGGCCTATTGCCGAAGCTATTTGCACCTGATAACGCGGAGGCTTTATCGCAAGAGATTGAACGCGGGAAACAAATTGGATACGGCACCTCGCTGCAAGGTGCGATCGGCACAGCGAAGGGCATGAAAGCCAGAATCAATCGCAAGCAGGTTATTGAACAGTCAGAGCTTCCTGTGCTGCTTGTTGCAGGGATAAATGACAAGGTGATTCCAGTTGCGAATGTTTTTGCTGCAACCAATGCAGTAACGGTTAAAGTGGAGCTTGCAGATTCCGGTCACATGGGCATGATTGAGCAGCCGAAGGAAATGGCTGCAGCTATTTTGGAATTCATGAAGGCGAAAGAGTAG
- a CDS encoding DUF6483 family protein: MFQRDYFMRMIEQMTEAVGQIMNLRRERKQEEALLFIDELLDKRFRLSSKLIRSLSDEDLMKVMTTNGILESDHMQAIGILMKQEAELHAELGREDESFHAYVKALHLFIRLSLADAEPTIVEPREQVNELLEKLLPYELPMPTKRLLVEWHEIEGHFDLVENMMHELLAEGALGSPDAEEIYRRLLLQSDERLEAGDLPREEVLEGLESLLKS, translated from the coding sequence ATGTTTCAGCGTGATTATTTCATGAGAATGATTGAGCAGATGACGGAGGCAGTCGGTCAAATTATGAATTTGAGGCGTGAGCGCAAGCAGGAGGAGGCGCTTCTGTTCATAGATGAGCTGCTGGATAAACGGTTTCGGTTAAGCAGCAAGCTTATTCGTTCCTTATCCGACGAGGATTTAATGAAGGTTATGACAACGAACGGAATATTGGAAAGCGATCATATGCAGGCGATTGGAATATTGATGAAGCAGGAGGCTGAGCTGCACGCAGAGCTAGGCCGTGAAGATGAAAGCTTCCATGCCTATGTGAAGGCTTTGCATTTATTTATTCGTTTATCGCTGGCAGACGCTGAACCGACAATTGTGGAGCCGCGCGAGCAAGTAAACGAGCTGCTTGAGAAGCTCCTCCCCTATGAATTGCCTATGCCTACGAAGCGGCTTCTGGTTGAATGGCATGAGATAGAGGGGCATTTCGATTTAGTGGAAAATATGATGCATGAGCTGCTTGCGGAAGGTGCGTTGGGTTCGCCTGATGCTGAGGAGATTTATAGACGGCTGCTGCTGCAAAGCGATGAACGGCTAGAGGCAGGCGATTTGCCGCGTGAGGAAGTTTTAGAAGGACTAGAGTCACTACTGAAATCATAA
- a CDS encoding SAM-dependent methyltransferase, which produces MTEQWQQEIINWIGKGELAQATLSQPRRKDGTAAPKTIIRPIELKNGLHYQFEYHFANKVTHDNITENQASERLIELLQENYRQALLKTPDADVQLLFNKKGKAAVLKKPPTAGGRPASLLHNRQKQRVLAEGKAAPFLVELGIMTPEGLVHAKKQDKYRQINRFLEMVTDVLAYLPTDRELTIVDFGCGKSYLTFALYHLLAVEQQRKIKIIGLDLKADVIAFCSELAGKLGYDKLTFLVGDIAQYEELQAADMVVTLHACDTATDAALAKAVNWGASVIMSVPCCQHELFKQVSNDVLSPLLSQGLLKERFSALATDAARGTLLEVLGYKVQMLEFVDPEHTPKNLLIRAVRTEQPVVSTSKWEQYKQFRQFLNITPSLERMLADRWPAESE; this is translated from the coding sequence ATGACGGAACAATGGCAGCAAGAAATAATCAATTGGATCGGAAAGGGTGAACTGGCGCAGGCTACGCTAAGCCAGCCTAGACGCAAGGATGGCACAGCCGCGCCAAAAACAATTATTCGTCCAATTGAGCTCAAAAACGGACTCCATTATCAGTTTGAATATCATTTTGCCAATAAGGTTACTCATGATAACATTACTGAAAATCAAGCATCTGAGCGATTAATCGAGCTTCTTCAGGAAAACTATCGCCAAGCGCTGCTGAAAACTCCAGATGCAGACGTGCAGCTCCTCTTCAATAAGAAGGGCAAAGCGGCTGTTCTTAAGAAGCCGCCTACGGCAGGGGGACGTCCGGCAAGCTTGCTGCATAATAGGCAGAAGCAGCGTGTGCTGGCGGAGGGCAAGGCGGCTCCGTTTCTAGTGGAGCTTGGCATCATGACGCCAGAGGGACTCGTTCATGCTAAGAAACAGGATAAATATCGGCAAATTAATCGGTTTTTAGAAATGGTCACTGACGTGCTTGCCTATTTGCCGACGGACCGCGAGCTTACAATCGTTGATTTTGGATGCGGAAAATCGTATTTGACGTTTGCTCTGTATCATTTGCTGGCGGTGGAGCAGCAGCGGAAAATTAAAATCATTGGACTTGATTTGAAAGCCGATGTCATCGCCTTTTGTTCGGAGCTTGCAGGGAAGCTTGGTTATGATAAGCTTACATTCCTTGTTGGCGATATTGCACAGTACGAGGAGCTGCAGGCAGCTGATATGGTCGTCACGCTGCATGCATGCGATACGGCAACGGATGCGGCGCTGGCCAAAGCCGTGAATTGGGGCGCATCGGTCATTATGTCTGTGCCGTGCTGTCAGCATGAGCTGTTCAAGCAGGTCAGCAATGATGTTCTCTCTCCACTGCTTTCACAAGGCCTATTAAAGGAGCGTTTTTCGGCACTGGCTACCGATGCTGCAAGAGGCACATTGCTGGAGGTGCTTGGATATAAGGTTCAGATGCTGGAATTTGTTGATCCGGAGCACACACCTAAAAATTTGTTGATTAGGGCTGTGCGTACAGAGCAACCAGTGGTTTCCACAAGTAAATGGGAGCAATATAAGCAATTCCGTCAGTTTCTGAATATCACTCCATCTTTGGAGCGCATGCTGGCCGACCGATGGCCTGCCGAGTCTGAATAA
- a CDS encoding diguanylate cyclase, producing the protein MIWLDFIMFLVLCGLFFYVYTSSTVTLLHRIYLFLHSVFMVWTLFQFVSQTTDSTLYKLFYLSISYTGLSLLGIGWLIFIIFLTGQSYVIRKSRLFMIAIPALISVAVVIINPEGLFLGINDRMPSFKQLQHGPLYWIMISQLVLYVIASFIVMFKSLRGENSDRQRILIKTAINGMFVLVVFALTDLIVNVISVYQFNRFIPLVSVGMAVTAIYLVHAIKRNKVLDIIQIVQRDVMNTMSMGIIVLDENDTILDVNKIMRSIVRLRIGDKFNPSLFVSQFKKDTVDEFTAMIEAHRKRPQDRLETEIAVQFDKYQHIIVQSAPILDNKKTLVGRLLTFQDVTELRLLVQETKDQNDQLQDRNRDLLLMQDELFQANKKLEQMAITDGLTGCFNRRYLLHQLEQEVVTNIRFGVPFSIFLFDLDHFKSINDTYGHVVGDEVLCSTVDAVRSSLRYTDVLARYGGEEFTVYLPHTNREQAELIAERLMTAVECNRVNTGQGDQSVSVTISMGVITIEHFEPYDLTDPKAFMRELLAQADAALYEAKFNGRNRIVKRKLA; encoded by the coding sequence ATGATATGGCTAGACTTTATTATGTTTCTAGTGCTGTGCGGCTTATTTTTTTACGTGTATACCTCAAGCACAGTTACATTGCTGCATCGTATATATTTATTTTTACATTCTGTTTTTATGGTTTGGACACTCTTTCAATTCGTGTCGCAGACGACGGATTCTACCCTTTATAAACTATTTTATCTTTCGATTTCGTATACTGGACTCTCGCTGCTAGGAATAGGCTGGCTCATATTTATTATATTTCTTACCGGCCAATCGTATGTGATTCGAAAGAGCAGATTATTTATGATTGCGATTCCAGCGTTAATTTCGGTTGCAGTTGTCATTATCAATCCCGAGGGGCTGTTTCTTGGGATTAACGATCGCATGCCTTCGTTTAAGCAGCTGCAGCACGGTCCGTTATATTGGATCATGATCTCGCAATTGGTTCTTTATGTAATCGCATCTTTTATTGTTATGTTTAAAAGTCTTCGGGGAGAGAACTCGGATCGGCAGCGCATACTCATAAAAACCGCAATCAACGGCATGTTTGTACTCGTTGTGTTTGCTCTTACAGATTTAATTGTTAATGTTATTAGCGTTTATCAATTTAATAGATTTATTCCTTTAGTTTCAGTAGGGATGGCTGTTACTGCAATATACTTAGTGCATGCGATAAAACGCAATAAAGTGCTTGATATTATTCAAATCGTTCAACGGGATGTTATGAATACGATGTCAATGGGTATTATTGTTCTTGACGAGAATGACACCATTCTTGATGTGAACAAAATAATGAGGTCCATTGTTCGGCTTCGCATAGGTGATAAGTTTAATCCTTCGCTGTTTGTCTCCCAATTTAAGAAGGACACTGTCGATGAGTTTACTGCAATGATAGAAGCGCATCGGAAGCGGCCGCAGGATCGGCTGGAAACTGAAATTGCTGTTCAATTTGACAAGTATCAGCATATCATCGTTCAGTCTGCGCCTATATTGGACAACAAGAAAACGCTCGTCGGCAGACTGCTCACCTTTCAGGATGTGACGGAGCTTAGGCTGCTGGTTCAGGAAACGAAGGATCAGAATGATCAGCTGCAGGATCGAAATCGCGACCTCCTCCTTATGCAGGACGAGCTGTTTCAAGCGAATAAAAAGCTTGAACAGATGGCGATTACTGATGGATTGACGGGCTGCTTCAACCGACGTTATTTGCTGCATCAGCTTGAGCAAGAGGTCGTTACCAACATTCGCTTCGGCGTTCCCTTTTCTATTTTTTTGTTCGATCTCGATCATTTTAAATCGATCAATGACACGTATGGCCATGTAGTTGGCGACGAGGTGCTGTGCAGTACGGTTGATGCGGTAAGAAGCTCGCTTCGCTATACAGATGTATTGGCACGTTATGGAGGAGAAGAATTTACCGTTTATTTACCACATACGAACCGAGAGCAAGCGGAGCTCATTGCCGAGCGGTTGATGACGGCGGTAGAATGCAATCGGGTAAACACAGGGCAGGGAGATCAGTCGGTGTCGGTCACGATAAGTATGGGCGTGATAACGATCGAGCATTTTGAGCCGTATGATCTCACAGATCCAAAAGCCTTTATGCGCGAGCTGCTTGCACAAGCAGACGCTGCGTTGTATGAGGCCAAGTTTAATGGGCGAAATCGAATCGTCAAGCGTAAACTCGCCTAG
- a CDS encoding HD-GYP domain-containing protein, producing MRKVQIGMVKPGDKVAKSIFQENGSVLLGEGVELSDRYIERLRNLGIDFLFIEDGLTIDLMPEDTIREETRKQAVDTIYKTMNSFKDQTSSKGRTIAPDMGRNFRAVFGQIMQDLSSRPNMLVNLTSIHAMDAYLFQHSFNVAVLAGIMGMAKGFNRNQLEELGIGALLFDIGMTKLPPKLLTHTGSFSAEERNLINGHPKDGFDILRKYHDISIVSAHCALQHHERFNGSGYPRGLKENEIHMYAQIVGLADTFDALTSPRPYRKRYTSSEAIEFLFAAGGTFFDLELIKLFCRHISIYPVSTSLLLSTGQIGVVSENNELAVHRPRVRIIMESNGAQPESPYEIELKDQLHITIVKEL from the coding sequence ATGAGAAAAGTGCAAATTGGAATGGTCAAGCCAGGTGATAAGGTGGCAAAATCCATATTTCAAGAAAATGGAAGCGTGCTTTTAGGGGAAGGCGTTGAGCTAAGCGATCGATATATCGAACGGCTGCGCAACTTAGGCATTGATTTTCTATTCATTGAAGACGGATTGACGATAGATCTAATGCCAGAGGATACCATTCGAGAAGAAACACGTAAGCAGGCTGTAGATACGATCTATAAAACAATGAACTCCTTTAAGGATCAAACTTCATCAAAGGGACGCACAATAGCTCCAGATATGGGGCGTAATTTTCGAGCCGTATTCGGGCAAATTATGCAGGATTTATCATCAAGACCTAATATGCTCGTCAATTTAACGAGTATTCATGCGATGGATGCCTATTTATTTCAGCATTCCTTTAACGTGGCAGTGTTGGCCGGCATTATGGGAATGGCGAAGGGCTTTAATCGCAATCAACTGGAGGAGCTTGGCATTGGCGCATTGCTCTTCGATATCGGGATGACAAAGCTGCCCCCGAAGCTGCTCACTCACACAGGCAGTTTTTCAGCGGAGGAGCGTAATCTTATAAACGGTCATCCAAAGGATGGCTTTGATATATTGCGTAAATATCATGATATATCTATTGTTTCTGCTCATTGTGCGCTTCAGCATCATGAGCGGTTTAATGGATCAGGTTATCCTCGGGGACTCAAGGAAAACGAAATTCACATGTATGCCCAAATTGTTGGGCTGGCAGATACGTTTGATGCTTTAACCTCGCCAAGACCTTATCGGAAGCGTTATACATCCAGTGAGGCTATCGAGTTTTTATTTGCTGCTGGTGGTACCTTTTTCGATTTGGAGCTCATTAAGCTTTTTTGTCGACACATCTCGATATATCCTGTATCGACCTCACTTTTGCTTAGCACTGGTCAGATTGGCGTCGTATCGGAAAACAACGAGCTAGCCGTTCATCGACCTCGCGTACGCATTATTATGGAGTCTAACGGTGCTCAGCCCGAATCACCATATGAGATAGAGTTAAAGGATCAGCTGCATATAACGATTGTTAAAGAGCTGTAG
- a CDS encoding YitT family protein, with the protein MGSKQHHKLSKLEMLRRALFITLGAGLVSVGLEIFLVPNRIVDGGIVGISIMVSHLSALPLGIFLFLFNLPFLFLGYKQIGKTFAVSTLYGVTVMSIGTLLLHPVPPLTVEPFLAAIFGGVILGIGVGIVIRFGGSLDGTEIIAIVFNKRLPLSVGETVMFFNLFILGSAGFVFGWDRAMYSLIAYYIAYKLIDITIEGFDESKAVWIISDEAKEIGAAIMSRLGRGVTYLHGEGGFTGGSKRVIFCVITRLEEAKMKSIVHELDPLAFLAVGNIHDVKGGRFKKRDIH; encoded by the coding sequence ATGGGGTCAAAACAGCACCACAAACTGTCCAAGCTCGAAATGCTGCGAAGAGCGCTTTTTATTACACTAGGTGCGGGGCTAGTATCGGTTGGTCTGGAAATTTTCCTCGTTCCCAACCGTATTGTAGATGGTGGTATTGTCGGTATATCGATTATGGTTTCCCATTTGTCTGCCTTGCCTCTTGGTATTTTTCTATTTCTTTTTAATCTTCCATTTTTGTTTCTAGGCTATAAGCAAATTGGAAAGACCTTTGCTGTTTCAACACTGTACGGCGTTACGGTGATGTCGATTGGGACGTTGCTGCTTCATCCGGTCCCGCCACTCACGGTTGAACCGTTTTTAGCTGCTATTTTTGGCGGTGTTATTTTAGGTATAGGCGTAGGGATAGTGATCCGATTTGGGGGCTCGCTCGACGGTACCGAAATTATTGCGATTGTATTCAACAAAAGACTGCCATTATCTGTTGGCGAGACGGTGATGTTCTTTAATCTGTTTATTCTCGGCAGCGCGGGTTTCGTATTCGGTTGGGATCGTGCGATGTATTCGCTTATTGCGTATTACATTGCGTACAAATTGATTGATATTACGATAGAGGGCTTCGACGAATCGAAGGCGGTCTGGATTATTAGCGATGAAGCGAAGGAGATCGGAGCAGCCATCATGAGCCGGCTGGGCCGAGGTGTCACTTATTTGCACGGGGAAGGCGGCTTTACCGGCGGCAGCAAACGAGTGATCTTCTGCGTAATAACGCGGCTGGAGGAAGCGAAGATGAAGTCGATCGTTCATGAGCTAGACCCTCTAGCGTTTCTTGCTGTCGGAAATATTCATGATGTGAAAGGCGGACGGTTTAAGAAAAGGGATATTCACTAA
- the thiL gene encoding thiamine-phosphate kinase yields MDEFASIQHWTAGRQADEWQRKRGVVIGIGDDTAVVDPASASVGVAGPSRLLLAVDTMVETVHFKESTMRDEDVGYKALAANISDIAAMGGVPLHALVSVSVPPSYTPERMRRLYDGLYECAERYGVALVGGDTTSSPQHLVVAVTVTGTVEAGRELLRSGAKPGDAVFVTGAVGRSAAGLHALLAEETRGGARGLEAGEAGPLQAVAPLVQAHQRPAPSVRAGRLLLERGSCRSLNDVSDGLASEAWELAEASGLRLVLREKLMPRSGSMAAYAASVGIDSLEWMLYGGEDYVLLGTMAAEDAEAMKVVFHQEGIPFFIIGETEAGEPEVELVRSDQNDEKRVKLKKRGYNHFLS; encoded by the coding sequence TTGGACGAGTTTGCGAGTATTCAGCACTGGACAGCTGGCAGACAGGCTGATGAGTGGCAGCGAAAGCGCGGGGTTGTCATCGGTATCGGTGATGACACTGCGGTGGTTGATCCTGCTTCGGCATCGGTTGGCGTAGCCGGGCCGAGTCGGCTGCTGCTGGCGGTCGACACGATGGTGGAGACCGTCCACTTCAAGGAGTCGACGATGCGGGACGAGGATGTCGGCTATAAGGCGCTTGCGGCCAACATCAGCGACATTGCCGCGATGGGGGGCGTGCCCTTGCATGCGCTCGTATCGGTCAGCGTACCGCCCTCGTACACGCCAGAGCGGATGCGGAGGCTGTATGACGGGCTGTACGAATGCGCCGAGCGCTACGGGGTTGCTCTTGTAGGCGGCGATACGACGTCGTCGCCGCAGCACTTGGTTGTTGCCGTGACGGTGACGGGAACCGTGGAGGCGGGGCGTGAGCTGCTTCGCTCCGGGGCGAAGCCGGGCGATGCGGTGTTTGTGACCGGCGCCGTAGGCAGGTCGGCGGCCGGTCTTCATGCGCTGCTCGCCGAGGAGACGAGGGGAGGCGCGCGCGGTTTGGAAGCGGGCGAAGCCGGACCGCTTCAGGCGGTTGCGCCGCTGGTGCAGGCGCATCAGCGGCCTGCGCCCTCTGTAAGAGCGGGCAGGCTGCTGCTTGAGCGGGGGAGCTGCCGCTCGCTCAATGATGTAAGCGATGGCCTAGCCAGCGAGGCATGGGAGCTGGCGGAAGCTTCAGGGCTTCGCCTAGTTCTTCGTGAGAAGCTTATGCCTAGAAGCGGGAGCATGGCAGCTTACGCAGCAAGTGTTGGCATAGATTCGCTGGAGTGGATGCTATATGGCGGAGAGGATTACGTCTTGCTGGGAACGATGGCTGCTGAGGATGCCGAAGCGATGAAAGTCGTTTTTCATCAAGAGGGCATTCCTTTTTTTATTATCGGGGAAACCGAGGCTGGCGAGCCTGAAGTAGAGCTTGTTCGCAGTGATCAAAACGATGAGAAGCGAGTGAAGCTAAAGAAACGCGGATACAATCATTTTTTGTCATGA